A single Desulfovibrio gilichinskyi DNA region contains:
- the cysC gene encoding adenylyl-sulfate kinase — protein MSFTLWFTGLSGAGKSSISARVYEEMIKCNFAVELLDGDIIRTNFAQDLTFSKEHRDINVKRIGFISKLLNKHGVISIVAMISPYAEVREQNRQTIGNYIEVFVECPLDVLKKRDTKGLYGKAEKGLIKNFTGISDPYELPTQPEVVVRTDHESLEESVAIVMDYLKENNYI, from the coding sequence ATGAGTTTTACTTTATGGTTTACAGGTCTTTCAGGAGCTGGGAAATCATCGATTTCGGCACGCGTGTACGAAGAAATGATAAAGTGTAATTTTGCAGTGGAATTACTTGATGGTGATATAATCAGGACTAATTTTGCTCAGGATCTTACCTTTTCAAAAGAACACCGGGATATTAATGTAAAAAGGATCGGTTTTATTTCAAAGCTGCTCAATAAACACGGTGTTATTTCAATTGTTGCCATGATTTCACCTTATGCTGAGGTCAGAGAGCAAAATCGCCAGACAATAGGAAACTATATAGAAGTTTTTGTTGAGTGCCCTTTGGATGTGTTGAAAAAAAGAGATACAAAGGGTTTATATGGAAAAGCTGAAAAAGGACTTATTAAGAATTTCACCGGAATATCAGACCCATATGAACTCCCTACACAGCCGGAAGTTGTTGTTCGTACCGATCATGAAAGTCTCGAAGAATCGGTAGCAATCGTTATGGATTATCTTAAAGAAAATAATTATATTTAA